One genomic region from Jiangella sp. DSM 45060 encodes:
- a CDS encoding DUF4129 domain-containing protein: MIVASIPVDLGRDEARELARQELARPFYERDTPIVTRVLRWLAEQLERIIEAASGTLSSQLGLAIVVAIAVGFAALVILRTGPLAKRNAARSGAVLPGRRRSAAEYRAAADAAAGRGDWPAAVVERFRAVVAGLEERGVLDPRAGRTADEAAREATTLLGELPRPAGGMHAGARLFDGVRYGGAAATQADDLLLRELDDAVAAARPRPEPAAGGPVLAVPR; this comes from the coding sequence GTGATCGTGGCGTCGATCCCGGTCGACCTCGGCCGCGACGAGGCGCGCGAGCTCGCCCGGCAGGAGCTCGCGAGGCCGTTCTACGAGCGCGACACCCCGATCGTGACGCGCGTGCTGCGCTGGCTCGCCGAGCAGCTGGAGCGGATCATCGAGGCGGCGAGCGGCACGCTGTCCAGCCAGCTGGGGCTGGCCATCGTGGTCGCCATCGCGGTCGGGTTCGCGGCCCTGGTGATCCTCCGGACCGGGCCACTGGCCAAGCGCAACGCCGCCCGCTCCGGCGCCGTCCTGCCCGGCCGCCGGCGCAGCGCCGCCGAGTACCGCGCCGCCGCCGACGCCGCCGCCGGGCGCGGCGACTGGCCGGCCGCCGTCGTCGAGCGGTTCCGCGCCGTCGTCGCCGGGCTGGAGGAGCGCGGGGTCCTCGACCCGCGGGCCGGCCGCACGGCGGACGAGGCGGCCCGCGAGGCCACGACGCTGCTCGGCGAGCTCCCGCGGCCGGCCGGCGGCATGCACGCGGGCGCCCGGCTGTTCGACGGCGTCCGCTACGGCGGGGCGGCGGCGACGCAGGCCGACGACCTGCTGTTGCGCGAGCTCGACGACGCCGTTGCCGCGGCGCGGCCCCGGCCCGAGCCGGCCGCCGGCGGACCCGTCCTGGCGGTGCCCCGGTGA